A region from the Aedes aegypti strain LVP_AGWG unplaced genomic scaffold, AaegL5.0 Primary Assembly AGWG_AaegL5_hic_scaff_879_PBJ_arrow, whole genome shotgun sequence genome encodes:
- the LOC23687988 gene encoding vacuolar protein sorting-associated protein 4A isoform X2, with protein MASSNVPTGLLDVKNMDLNDSDTEISSIVMDCILMENVPVQWSDVAGLGDAKEALTEAVILPIQFSHLHTEEQIPCRRVLLIDPPGTASSDLVSRWMGKSEKLIRSVFELALARQPSIICIDDVDMLCLSRLDNENVRKIKNELLISIQEVGGNEIFVIGATNAPWLLDADIRTCFEKCIRVPLPEENARLMILKQHLGNMSGKLTEECIRTVANNTKDYSGADIVLVARDALMQPVRKIQSSTHFRKISSMCAGNEETIPEDFLVPCSPGDVGAIKMSWMEVPSEKLYVAPVTTENILESLSTTKPSIDEDYMKKLDKFMEVYGQSSLEH; from the exons ATGGCTAGTAGCAATGTACCGACAGGACTTCTAGACGTTAAGAATATGGACTTAAATGATTCAGATACAGAAATATCGTCAATAGTAATGGATTGCATACTTATGGAAAACGTTCCCGTGCAATGGTCGGATGTCGCTGGATTAGGAGATGCAAAGGAAGCGCTGACAGAAGCTGTAATTCTACCAATCCAGTTTTCACATTTGCACACGGAAGAACAAATTCCTTGCAGAAGAGTTTtgttaattgat CCTCCTGGTACTG CGAGTTCAGATTTAGTATCTAGATGGATGGGGAAATCTGAAAAGTTGATAAGGAGTGTTTTTGAATTGGCCCTAGCTCGTCAACCCAGTATAATCTGCATCGATGATGTAGACATGCTATGCTTGTCCAGATTAGACAACGAAAACGTGCGTAAAATCAAAAACGAACTCTTGATTTCAATTCAGGAAGTGGGTGGCAACGAAATATTCGTGATTGGAGCGACTAATGCTCCCTGGCTTTTAGACGCCGATATAAGGacatgctttgaaaaatgcatCCGCGTCCCACTGCCCGAAGAAAACGCCCGATTGATGATTCTCAAGCAACATCTGGGCAACATGTCCGGCAAACTCACGGAGGAATGTATTCGAACCGTGGCCAACAATACGAAAGACTACTCAGGAGCGGATATTGTCTTGGTGGCCCGCGATGCCCTGATGCAACCCGTCCGGAAAATTCAATCGTCGACGCATTTCAGGAAAATTTCTAGCATGTGTGCTGGCAATGAGGAAACGATTCCTGAAGATTTCCTGGTGCCGTGTAGCCCTGGTGATGTCGGGGCCATCAAGATGAGTTGGATGGAAGTACCCAGTGAAAAGCTGTACGTGGCACCAGTTACGACA GAAAACATTCTGGAGTCACTGTCTACCACCAAACCTTCTATCGACGaagattatatgaaaaaactgGACAAATTTATGGAAGTTTACGGACAGAGTTCCCTAGAACACTAG
- the LOC23687988 gene encoding vacuolar protein sorting-associated protein 4B isoform X1 yields the protein MASSNVPTGLLDVKNMDLNDSDTEISSIVMDCILMENVPVQWSDVAGLGDAKEALTEAVILPIQFSHLHTEEQIPCRRVLLIDPPGTGKTYLAKAVASQASNASFFFIASSDLVSRWMGKSEKLIRSVFELALARQPSIICIDDVDMLCLSRLDNENVRKIKNELLISIQEVGGNEIFVIGATNAPWLLDADIRTCFEKCIRVPLPEENARLMILKQHLGNMSGKLTEECIRTVANNTKDYSGADIVLVARDALMQPVRKIQSSTHFRKISSMCAGNEETIPEDFLVPCSPGDVGAIKMSWMEVPSEKLYVAPVTTENILESLSTTKPSIDEDYMKKLDKFMEVYGQSSLEH from the exons ATGGCTAGTAGCAATGTACCGACAGGACTTCTAGACGTTAAGAATATGGACTTAAATGATTCAGATACAGAAATATCGTCAATAGTAATGGATTGCATACTTATGGAAAACGTTCCCGTGCAATGGTCGGATGTCGCTGGATTAGGAGATGCAAAGGAAGCGCTGACAGAAGCTGTAATTCTACCAATCCAGTTTTCACATTTGCACACGGAAGAACAAATTCCTTGCAGAAGAGTTTtgttaattgat CCTCCTGGTACTGGTAAAACGTACTTGGCCAAAGCTGTTGCGTCGCAAGCGAGTAATGCATCGTTTTTCTTTATAGCGAGTTCAGATTTAGTATCTAGATGGATGGGGAAATCTGAAAAGTTGATAAGGAGTGTTTTTGAATTGGCCCTAGCTCGTCAACCCAGTATAATCTGCATCGATGATGTAGACATGCTATGCTTGTCCAGATTAGACAACGAAAACGTGCGTAAAATCAAAAACGAACTCTTGATTTCAATTCAGGAAGTGGGTGGCAACGAAATATTCGTGATTGGAGCGACTAATGCTCCCTGGCTTTTAGACGCCGATATAAGGacatgctttgaaaaatgcatCCGCGTCCCACTGCCCGAAGAAAACGCCCGATTGATGATTCTCAAGCAACATCTGGGCAACATGTCCGGCAAACTCACGGAGGAATGTATTCGAACCGTGGCCAACAATACGAAAGACTACTCAGGAGCGGATATTGTCTTGGTGGCCCGCGATGCCCTGATGCAACCCGTCCGGAAAATTCAATCGTCGACGCATTTCAGGAAAATTTCTAGCATGTGTGCTGGCAATGAGGAAACGATTCCTGAAGATTTCCTGGTGCCGTGTAGCCCTGGTGATGTCGGGGCCATCAAGATGAGTTGGATGGAAGTACCCAGTGAAAAGCTGTACGTGGCACCAGTTACGACA GAAAACATTCTGGAGTCACTGTCTACCACCAAACCTTCTATCGACGaagattatatgaaaaaactgGACAAATTTATGGAAGTTTACGGACAGAGTTCCCTAGAACACTAG
- the LOC23687988 gene encoding vacuolar protein sorting-associated protein 4A isoform X3 — protein sequence MASSNVPTGLLDVKNMDLNDSDTEISSIVMDCILMENVPVQWSDVAGLGDAKEALTEAVILPIQFSHLHTEEQIPCRRVLLIDPPASSDLVSRWMGKSEKLIRSVFELALARQPSIICIDDVDMLCLSRLDNENVRKIKNELLISIQEVGGNEIFVIGATNAPWLLDADIRTCFEKCIRVPLPEENARLMILKQHLGNMSGKLTEECIRTVANNTKDYSGADIVLVARDALMQPVRKIQSSTHFRKISSMCAGNEETIPEDFLVPCSPGDVGAIKMSWMEVPSEKLYVAPVTTENILESLSTTKPSIDEDYMKKLDKFMEVYGQSSLEH from the exons ATGGCTAGTAGCAATGTACCGACAGGACTTCTAGACGTTAAGAATATGGACTTAAATGATTCAGATACAGAAATATCGTCAATAGTAATGGATTGCATACTTATGGAAAACGTTCCCGTGCAATGGTCGGATGTCGCTGGATTAGGAGATGCAAAGGAAGCGCTGACAGAAGCTGTAATTCTACCAATCCAGTTTTCACATTTGCACACGGAAGAACAAATTCCTTGCAGAAGAGTTTtgttaattgat CCTCCTG CGAGTTCAGATTTAGTATCTAGATGGATGGGGAAATCTGAAAAGTTGATAAGGAGTGTTTTTGAATTGGCCCTAGCTCGTCAACCCAGTATAATCTGCATCGATGATGTAGACATGCTATGCTTGTCCAGATTAGACAACGAAAACGTGCGTAAAATCAAAAACGAACTCTTGATTTCAATTCAGGAAGTGGGTGGCAACGAAATATTCGTGATTGGAGCGACTAATGCTCCCTGGCTTTTAGACGCCGATATAAGGacatgctttgaaaaatgcatCCGCGTCCCACTGCCCGAAGAAAACGCCCGATTGATGATTCTCAAGCAACATCTGGGCAACATGTCCGGCAAACTCACGGAGGAATGTATTCGAACCGTGGCCAACAATACGAAAGACTACTCAGGAGCGGATATTGTCTTGGTGGCCCGCGATGCCCTGATGCAACCCGTCCGGAAAATTCAATCGTCGACGCATTTCAGGAAAATTTCTAGCATGTGTGCTGGCAATGAGGAAACGATTCCTGAAGATTTCCTGGTGCCGTGTAGCCCTGGTGATGTCGGGGCCATCAAGATGAGTTGGATGGAAGTACCCAGTGAAAAGCTGTACGTGGCACCAGTTACGACA GAAAACATTCTGGAGTCACTGTCTACCACCAAACCTTCTATCGACGaagattatatgaaaaaactgGACAAATTTATGGAAGTTTACGGACAGAGTTCCCTAGAACACTAG
- the LOC23687988 gene encoding vacuolar protein sorting-associated protein 4B isoform X4 yields MVGCRWIRRCKGSADRSCNSTNPVFTFAHGRTNSLQKSFVNCLLVLVKPSSDLVSRWMGKSEKLIRSVFELALARQPSIICIDDVDMLCLSRLDNENVRKIKNELLISIQEVGGNEIFVIGATNAPWLLDADIRTCFEKCIRVPLPEENARLMILKQHLGNMSGKLTEECIRTVANNTKDYSGADIVLVARDALMQPVRKIQSSTHFRKISSMCAGNEETIPEDFLVPCSPGDVGAIKMSWMEVPSEKLYVAPVTTENILESLSTTKPSIDEDYMKKLDKFMEVYGQSSLEH; encoded by the exons ATGGTCGGATGTCGCTGGATTAGGAGATGCAAAGGAAGCGCTGACAGAAGCTGTAATTCTACCAATCCAGTTTTCACATTTGCACACGGAAGAACAAATTCCTTGCAGAAGAGTTTtgttaattg CCTCCTGGTACTGGTAAAAC CGAGTTCAGATTTAGTATCTAGATGGATGGGGAAATCTGAAAAGTTGATAAGGAGTGTTTTTGAATTGGCCCTAGCTCGTCAACCCAGTATAATCTGCATCGATGATGTAGACATGCTATGCTTGTCCAGATTAGACAACGAAAACGTGCGTAAAATCAAAAACGAACTCTTGATTTCAATTCAGGAAGTGGGTGGCAACGAAATATTCGTGATTGGAGCGACTAATGCTCCCTGGCTTTTAGACGCCGATATAAGGacatgctttgaaaaatgcatCCGCGTCCCACTGCCCGAAGAAAACGCCCGATTGATGATTCTCAAGCAACATCTGGGCAACATGTCCGGCAAACTCACGGAGGAATGTATTCGAACCGTGGCCAACAATACGAAAGACTACTCAGGAGCGGATATTGTCTTGGTGGCCCGCGATGCCCTGATGCAACCCGTCCGGAAAATTCAATCGTCGACGCATTTCAGGAAAATTTCTAGCATGTGTGCTGGCAATGAGGAAACGATTCCTGAAGATTTCCTGGTGCCGTGTAGCCCTGGTGATGTCGGGGCCATCAAGATGAGTTGGATGGAAGTACCCAGTGAAAAGCTGTACGTGGCACCAGTTACGACA GAAAACATTCTGGAGTCACTGTCTACCACCAAACCTTCTATCGACGaagattatatgaaaaaactgGACAAATTTATGGAAGTTTACGGACAGAGTTCCCTAGAACACTAG